The Henckelia pumila isolate YLH828 chromosome 2, ASM3356847v2, whole genome shotgun sequence genome includes a window with the following:
- the LOC140880843 gene encoding cytochrome P450 98A2-like — translation MEMALSLLFLLFPAIFLLLQLYRRLRFRLPPGPRPWPVVGNLYDIKPVRFRCFADWAQSYGPIISVWFGSTLNVVVSNAELAKEVLKEKDQQLADRHRSRSAAKFSRDGQDLIWADYGPHYVKVRKVCTVELFSPKRLEALRPIREDEVTAMVESVYTDCTAPEKSGKSLLLKKYLGAVAFNNITRLAFGKRFVNSEGLLDKQGQEFKAIVANGLKLGASLAMAEHIPWLRWMFPLDEDAFSKHGARRDRLTREIMEEHTLARQRNGAKQHFFDALLTLQDKYDLSEDTIIGLLWDMITAGMDTTAISVEWAMAELIKNPRVQQKVQDELDSVIGHERVMTEMDFSYLPYLQCVAKEALRLHPPTPLMLPHRANANVKLGGYDIPRGSNVHVNVWAVARDPKVWKNPLEFWPERFLEEDVDMKGHDFRLLPFGAGRRVCPGAQLGINLVTSMIGHLLHHFSWAPRNGSSPEEIDMGENPGLVTYMRTPLEAVPTPRLSPQLYKRAAVDT, via the exons ATGGAAATGGCGCTTTCCTTGCTCTTCCTCCTCTTCCCCGCCATCTTTCTCCTCCTCCAACTGTACCGCCGCCTCCGCTTTCGCCTCCCTCCAGGGCCGCGACCGTGGCCGGTCGTTGGAAATCTTTACGACATAAAGCCGGTGCGGTTCCGATGCTTCGCGGACTGGGCTCAATCCTATGGACCTATAATCTCTGTGTGGTTCGGGTCAACATTGAACGTCGTGGTTTCGAATGCGGAATTAGCTAAAGAAGTGCTGAAAGAGAAGGATCAGCAGCTCGCAGACCGCCACCGCAGCCGCTCGGCCGCGAAGTTCAGCCGCGATGGGCAAGACCTGATTTGGGCGGATTACGGGCCCCACTATGTGAAGGTGAGAAAAGTGTGTACTGTGGAGCTGTTTTCGCCCAAAAGGCTTGAAGCTCTGAGACCCATTAGAGAGGACGAGGTCACGGCTATGGTGGAATCCGTTTACACTGATTGTACGGCTCCTG AAAAGTCAGGAAAGAGTCTACTGTTAAAGAAATATCTTGGAGCTGTGGCATTCAACAACATAACAAGACTTGCATTTGGCAAACGATTTGTGAATTCTGAGGGACTACTAGATAAGCAAGGGCAGGAATTCAAGGCCATTGTTGCGAATGGATTAAAGCTTGGTGCATCTCTTGCCATGGCTGAGCATATACCATGGCTTCGTTGGATGTTCCCACTCGATGAAGATGCATTTTCCAAGCATGGAGCCCGTAGGGACCGTCTTACGAGAGAAATAATGGAAGAGCACACCCTTGCTCGCCAAAGGAATGGTGCAAAACAGCACTTTTTTGATGCTCTGCTGACACTTCAAGATAAGTATGATCTTAGTGAGGATACCATCATCGGCCTTCTATGG GATATGATAACTGCTGGTATGGACACTACTGCAATATCAGTCGAATGGGCCATGGCTGAATTGATCAAGAACCCCAGGGTCCAACAAAAGGTTCAAGACGAACTAGACAGTGTAATTGGACATGAACGCGTAATGACTGAAATGGACTTCTCGTACCTTCCCTACCTACAGTGTGTAGCCAAGGAAGCTCTCCGGTTGCACCCTCCTACCCCTCTTATGCTTCCTCACCGTGCCAATGCCAATGTAAAACTCGGTGGATATGACATTCCTAGGGGCTCAAATGTACATGTCAACGTGTGGGCAGTAGCACGTGACCCCAAGGTGTGGAAGAATCCATTGGAATTCTGGCCAGAAAGGTTCCTTGAAGAAGATGTGGACATGAAGGGGCATGATTTTCGACTACTACCCTTCGGTGCTGGAAGAAGAGTATGTCCGGGTGCACAGCTCGGAATCAATTTGGTGACGTCGATGATAGGTCATCTCCTGCACCACTTCAGTTGGGCTCCTCGTAATGGTTCGAGTCCAGAAGAGATCGACATGGGAGAGAATCCTGGTCTGGTCACCTATATGAGGACTCCATTGGAGGCTGTACCTACTCCAAGATTATCGCCACAACTGTACAAAAGGGCTGCGGTGGATACATGA